AGCACCTGGCCGGTTTGGCTCAGGGCCGTGCCTGTGATGGTTTTTTCGTAGGTGCGATCGATGTACTTCGAATAGCGCTCTTGCCACTTCCAGCGGCTCACCATTTCCACGTTCTGGGCTTTCACGGTTTGGATGCCGGTGAGCACTTCTACGAGGTGAGATTGAGTTCGAGCGTTTTCCTCAGCCGATTGGCGGAACTGCCTGCGGAACAGGGGAGCACCAATCAATGTGATGGCGACTTGTATCGGCACCACAATCAGCGCGATCAAGGTGAGCACCCAGCTGTAGAGGGCCATCACGGCGATGTAGATCACCGAGAAAGCCGCATCAATAACGGTTGTGAGTGCTTCACCAGTGAGGAAGTTGCGAATTTTCTCCAGCTCAGCAATTCGAGTTCCCAATTCACCCACCGGGCGGCGATCGAAATAACCCACCGGCAGGCGCAATAGATGGTCGATCACCTCGGCACCGAGGCGCATGTCGATCCGGTTGGTGGTGTCCGCAAACATGAAGGTGCGCAGGCTGCCCAGCAGGCCTTCAAAAATGGTTACTGCCACCAGAGCGATCCCCAGAACCTGCAGGGTGTCGAGGCTGCGCTGGGCAATCACTTTGTCGATGATCACCTGGATCAGTAGGGGATTCGCCAGAGTGAACAACTGGACCACAAAGGATGAACCCAGCACCAGCAAAAGGGTGGAGCGGTAGCGCTGAATGGCTGGCAAGAACCAGCCGAAGTTGAACTTGGCGTTGGGTGTGGCGCTGGTGCGATCCACCAGGATCACTTCGAAGCCTTCAGGAGCAGCTTCAGCTACCACTTCAGGGCTGAGTTCCAGCCAGCCGAGGCGGGGGTGAGCCATCAGCAGACCGTTGGCATCGCTGCGCACCACAACGCCGAAGCCATCACTCCAGTTGATCAAGCAGGGCACATTCATGCGGGTGCACAGTGACGCCGGCACTTTCGCGCCAGAGGCGTGTAGCCCCATTCCCGCCACGAGTTGGCCCATCATCGGCAAACTCGGTTGTTTGCCTCTTCGGAGTGATTCGCGAATGGTTTTTTCCAACGCGTCGCGCCGGAACGGCAGGGCCATGATCTGTGCGAGCATTCGAAAACAGGCCATGCTTTCTCGCAATGGTCCTTCGCCTCGAATCAAAGAAACGGAGTCGCGAGGATCTTTGCCGCTGAGATCCAGGCTGGATCGAGCTTGCAATTGAGCGAGCGGGTTGTCTTCGACCTCCTTGCTGGCCGTGTCCTCGGGTTCGGAAGAGTTGTCCTCGCTGCGGCCGGCCAAAATCTGATCCACTATTAGCCGAGGCAGCGTCAGCAGTCGCAGGTTGAACTGGCCCTGACTGATCGGAAGTTCGTTTTGAGGATCAAGGCTGCTGTTCAGCTCTGCCGCTGTATTGGCACTACCTACAAACAGCTGATCATCAGGATCTAGGCTGTTGAGCGCCTCGTTTGAGCCGGCTAAGGCCCGAGCTTTCGGTAGAACGTGCCGAAGAATATCAAGGAGTCCGTAAGGCGAGCGTTCACTTTGATCGACCAACGTTTCAACCAGCTTGGCCAGCTCAGCTGGGAAGACGGTGGTGTCGCACCAAGTGCGGAAGCTGGCGTTGTTGCTGTAAATCTCTGCAATCAGCTCATCGGGCAAGGCCAATGCTTCTAGGGCTGTTGAAGCGCTCACTTCTTCGCAGCCCTCAGCCCGCAAGAGGGAGGGCAGACCCACAAGGTTGCCCGGTCCAAGTAGCGCCAGGGTGTTGAGCTGGCCGTTGTGCTGACCCAGCAAGCGAGCTTTACCGTTCAGAATCAGCAGCACGCGGTCTGAAACGATGCCATTGCTACTGAGGGCGTGGCCGATCCCGAATCGCACAACGCTGCCTTTTTCGCTGAGGCGCTCGATCGTTGCTTCAGAGCATCCCTCAAACGCAGGAATTTGCTGAAGAGCGTTGGTGATTGCGGAAACGGTCATGCAGCTGCGTTTCCGCTAGCCAATCAAAGTCGAGCCAGCATACAGAGAACTTCTTCATTGATCCACTCCTGGAACAATTCCATGGTCATCTGTTGTGCCGTTGCTTCGTCGAAGCGGGCTGCCTCATAGCGCTCCAGCCGTGCCACTAACCACCACTGCTCGATGTTGAAAGGTTCCAGCAGCTGGCCTGGTTGGCTTGTCCGCAGCCGTTCACTGAGAGCAGGATGCGACTGTCGCATCGGTACCGGCCCCACAATCCCCTTGGTTTTGGCTTCTGGACCCTGGCTGTGCTCAGCAGCTAAGTCAGCGAAGTTGGCTTCTGATCCTGCGATGCGTAGATAGAGCTCCCGTGCCAGGAAACCGTCGTTGACGCGCAGAAGGCTGTACACCACGCGATCCAGCTGCTCTTTGCGGGCCAGAAAGCGTGCTTCGGCTTTGTGCTGAAAGTGCTCCTGGCTGTAACGGCGCACGCGCTCGGGCAACTCCAGTTGCCAATGCAGATCATCGGCTGATAAGCCTCGCGTTTTCAGGTGTTGGATTAGTTCAACGTCATTATTGATGGCCTGCTTGCTGAGATAACCGCTCCAGAGCTGTTCGCATTCGTCCGGCGACAAAGCAATCGATTCCACCGCCGTCGCGGTCACGTCGGCGCGGATCAGAGCTCCCAGGAGGTTGTGCCGACGCAAAAGAGCCGTCGCATCCGTGGAAAGATCGTGAATGGAGGGCTCGCTCATCCGGCTGGAAATCCGATCATTAATCTATGGCGCGGTTTTGCTCGCTCAATGCTGTGTGGATCAACTCTGGTGTGTTGCTGGTCAGATCCACCAGTCCGAATCCGAAGCTGGTGTTGCGTGGCAGCAAAATTCGTACAGCGCATCCATCCACGATGCGATGCAAATATATTTTTTCCGGGCAGTTCCACGCTCCAGCATTGAGGAAATACAGCCCAGGTTGCAGGCAACCATCGAATTTGAAGCGACAGGAAAAGCTCGCACCAGCGCTTAGCGGGGGAAGGCTCTTGCCCAGTTCAGGGAAGCGCTGGCCAGTGATCAACTGTCCGGATTTGTCGGTGATGCTGCAGGCCAGCTCCACATTCTCCACCGCTTCATCAGCGCGGTAGCTGAGGGCCACGCAGAACCCCTCTCCCTGGTGCAGCACGTTGCAGCGTTTGCCCTCGTGATCGAGGACCTGCATGGCCTCGATCCGAAGCCCCCTGCTGGGATAGGCCATCCTGCTTTCCGGCTTCAAGTTCGGGTCGTAGCCGCTGCCGTCTGCATCCAGCTTTGCCCCAGGCTTTGCTTCACGGGCGGGGTCAGGACGATCTTCGTTGGCTTCGAGTTGTTTGAAAAGGGCTTCTGCCTGAGTACGCCAGCCTTCTTCGCTGCTGTTGTTGAGGCGTTGATAAATCGTGGTGATGCTTTTGGGGCGACCGATGAACTCCAGTTGCCCGCGGTTGAGCAGCATGGCCTGGTCACAGTGCTGCAGGATCTGTCCGCAGTTGTGGGTCACCAGCAGGATGGAGGTTCCTTTGGCTTTGAGTGCTTGAAGATGCTTGAAGCATTTGCGTTGGAAGAATTCATCGCCAACGGCCAGTGCTTCATCCACCACGAGCACGTCGGGCTCAATGTTGGCCTGAACCGCAAACGCCAGCCGCAGGGCCATGCCGCTGGAGTAAGTCTTCACGGGCTGGTTCACGAAGTCGCCGATGTCGGCGAAGGCGAGAATCGAATCCAGATTCGAGTCGGTCTCCTCCTTGCTGAGACCCAGCAGAGCAGCATTTAAATAGACGTTTTCCAGTCCGGTGAACTCGGGATTGAAACCGCTGCCCAGTTCCAGCAACGCCGCCACACGCCCTTCGATCGTCACCGAGCCGCTGGTGGGGGTGAGCGTTCCGCAGAGCAGTTGCAGCAGGGTGCTCTTGCCGGATCCGTTACGGCCCACCATGCCCATGGTCTGGCCTGCTTCCAGCTCAAAGCTCACATCGTTGAGTGCCCAGAAGGGTTCATAAAATGTGCGTGTTCCTCTCCACAGCCCTTGTGCCAGGCGGGCTCTTGGTGAAGAGAACACCCGATAGCACTTGCTGAGCTTGTCAGCCTGAATCGTGATTGGGTCAGCCATGGTTCACATCACATCAGCGAAACCACGCCGTGCTTTCTGAAACATCCTGAAGCAGAGTTCACACATCACAACGCTGATCGGCAAGCCCAGGCAGAGATAAAGCGCGGATGGACCCTGCCCGCTGACCAGCACAGCACGGGTCTGTTCGATTACGAGAACCAGCGGATTGAGGCTCAACACCGGTTGCCAGCGCTCCGGTAGTGCTGACACTGGATAAAAGATGGCGCTTAAAAACATCAACACGCTCAGGCCCACATTCACCAGCTGAGGCAAGTCGCGCAGATAGACCCCAAGTGCTGACAGCAACCAGCACAAGGCCAAGCACCCCAACACCAGTGGCAACCAAACCAGCGGAAGCCAGAAAGCCGTTAAGGGGATCGATCCCTGCACAATCAGTTCG
Above is a window of Synechococcus sp. BIOS-U3-1 DNA encoding:
- a CDS encoding peptidase domain-containing ABC transporter, translated to MTVSAITNALQQIPAFEGCSEATIERLSEKGSVVRFGIGHALSSNGIVSDRVLLILNGKARLLGQHNGQLNTLALLGPGNLVGLPSLLRAEGCEEVSASTALEALALPDELIAEIYSNNASFRTWCDTTVFPAELAKLVETLVDQSERSPYGLLDILRHVLPKARALAGSNEALNSLDPDDQLFVGSANTAAELNSSLDPQNELPISQGQFNLRLLTLPRLIVDQILAGRSEDNSSEPEDTASKEVEDNPLAQLQARSSLDLSGKDPRDSVSLIRGEGPLRESMACFRMLAQIMALPFRRDALEKTIRESLRRGKQPSLPMMGQLVAGMGLHASGAKVPASLCTRMNVPCLINWSDGFGVVVRSDANGLLMAHPRLGWLELSPEVVAEAAPEGFEVILVDRTSATPNAKFNFGWFLPAIQRYRSTLLLVLGSSFVVQLFTLANPLLIQVIIDKVIAQRSLDTLQVLGIALVAVTIFEGLLGSLRTFMFADTTNRIDMRLGAEVIDHLLRLPVGYFDRRPVGELGTRIAELEKIRNFLTGEALTTVIDAAFSVIYIAVMALYSWVLTLIALIVVPIQVAITLIGAPLFRRQFRQSAEENARTQSHLVEVLTGIQTVKAQNVEMVSRWKWQERYSKYIDRTYEKTITGTALSQTGQVLQKLSQLMVLWVGASLVLDGQLTLGQLIAFRIISGYVTQPLLRLSTIWQRIQELRVSFERLADIVDTPVESTELDQGKIPLPPISGRVTFEDLQFRFGAGKPQVLKNINLDIPTGTFVGVVGQSGSGKSTLMKLLPRLYSPEEGRILIDGYDIDKVELYSLRRQIGIVPQDPLLFSGSVSANIALTDPNASGEDIAKAAQIACAHEFIMELSSGYSTELGERGASISGGQRQRLAIARTLLANPKLLVMDEATSALDYDTERRVCQNLRESLQGCSVFFVTHRLSTVRNADKIVMMHQGAIVEEGTHDELMALKGRYYALLRQQEAG
- a CDS encoding peptidylprolyl isomerase, with product MSEPSIHDLSTDATALLRRHNLLGALIRADVTATAVESIALSPDECEQLWSGYLSKQAINNDVELIQHLKTRGLSADDLHWQLELPERVRRYSQEHFQHKAEARFLARKEQLDRVVYSLLRVNDGFLARELYLRIAGSEANFADLAAEHSQGPEAKTKGIVGPVPMRQSHPALSERLRTSQPGQLLEPFNIEQWWLVARLERYEAARFDEATAQQMTMELFQEWINEEVLCMLARL
- a CDS encoding ABC transporter ATP-binding protein, producing the protein MADPITIQADKLSKCYRVFSSPRARLAQGLWRGTRTFYEPFWALNDVSFELEAGQTMGMVGRNGSGKSTLLQLLCGTLTPTSGSVTIEGRVAALLELGSGFNPEFTGLENVYLNAALLGLSKEETDSNLDSILAFADIGDFVNQPVKTYSSGMALRLAFAVQANIEPDVLVVDEALAVGDEFFQRKCFKHLQALKAKGTSILLVTHNCGQILQHCDQAMLLNRGQLEFIGRPKSITTIYQRLNNSSEEGWRTQAEALFKQLEANEDRPDPAREAKPGAKLDADGSGYDPNLKPESRMAYPSRGLRIEAMQVLDHEGKRCNVLHQGEGFCVALSYRADEAVENVELACSITDKSGQLITGQRFPELGKSLPPLSAGASFSCRFKFDGCLQPGLYFLNAGAWNCPEKIYLHRIVDGCAVRILLPRNTSFGFGLVDLTSNTPELIHTALSEQNRAID